The Thermodesulfobacteriota bacterium genomic interval GCGACGTAAGCGGGGTGGCCGAGACGGTGCACACCCTCGGCAACCTCCGCTACAGCCGCGCCCACGAAGAGGAGGCGGACCGGCTCGGCATGTCGCTCCTTTTGGGGGCCCGCATCGACCCCTCGGGCATGATAAGGTTCTTCGATACCATGAAGGAAAGAGAGGGTGACCTGCCGGAAGCTTTTAAGTACATTACCACCCACCCGCTTACTGCCGAGCGGATAGAAAGCCTGAAGGCCCTGAGCGGAGAGGCCGATTACCTGCCGCTCCTGCCGGAGGTCAAGTGGGAAGAGGTGGCAAAGGCCTGCGGGAGTGGGGGGGGATCAAAAAGACAAAAAGGCCGGACGCGTAAACGCACCCGGCCCTGAAAGGGCGACACCCGAAACCCCTAAAGGTAATCGAGCCAGCCTTCATAAGCCTTCTTCTTCCCCTTTATGGCGTCGAAGAAGGTCTCCTGTATCTTTTTCGTTACCGGACCGGGCTTGCCCGTGCCTATCGTCCTGTCGTCCACCTCCCTTATGGGGGTGACCTCGGCCGCCGTGCCGGTGAAGAACGCCTCGTCGGCCGTGTAGAGCTCGTCCCGGGTAAACCTCTCCTCCAGGACCTCGATACCGTTATCCCGAGCTATCCTCATCACCGAATCCCTCGTTATGCCGCCGAGTATGGAGGTAAGCGAGGTGGTCTTTACAATGCCGTCCTTAACGAGGAATACGTTCTCTCCGCTGCCCTCGGCCACGTAGCCCTCGGTATCGAGCATCAACGCCTCGTCGTAACCGGCGCTCATGACCTCCCTTTTGGCAAGGATGGAGTTCACGTAGTTGCCCACGACCTTGGCCTTGGTCATGGAGACGTTTACGTGGTGGCGGGTAAAGCTCGACACCTTGACCTTTATCCCGTTCTTAAGCCCGTCCTCGCCGAGGTAGGCGCCCCACTCCCAGGCG includes:
- the ilvE gene encoding branched-chain-amino-acid transaminase, with the translated sequence VKETLKANALKEGYIRPLVFLGDGVMGLHPKDNPVRVAIAAWEWGAYLGEDGLKNGIKVKVSSFTRHHVNVSMTKAKVVGNYVNSILAKREVMSAGYDEALMLDTEGYVAEGSGENVFLVKDGIVKTTSLTSILGGITRDSVMRIARDNGIEVLEERFTRDELYTADEAFFTGTAAEVTPIREVDDRTIGTGKPGPVTKKIQETFFDAIKGKKKAYEGWLDYL